One genomic region from Argentina anserina chromosome 2, drPotAnse1.1, whole genome shotgun sequence encodes:
- the LOC126781946 gene encoding putative pentatricopeptide repeat-containing protein At3g18840: MQSLREALISHAQSIKSGLNLPIFTSNQLIHLYSRHGLTHHAQHLFDEMPHRNVYSYNAIISAHIKSRNLDRAWQLFDTAPLKDLVTYNSMLSGCAGNEGYEACAVGLFREMQLPERCVGVDEVSLTSMLNLSAKLEVVGYGRQLHCYMAKTASDVSAFAVSSLVDMYSKCGCFRDAWGVFSACRGVVDTVAKNAMVAACCREGELEMAVDLFWREPEKNDNVSWNTMISGYVQSGCVEEALDLFVQMAENGSQWNEHTITSVLSGCLGLRNLRLGKEVHGWVLKNGMSSNPFISSGIVDVYCKCGNMSYAKLVHEAMGSKNMFSITSLIAGHASHGNLGEARMLFDSLAERNVVVWTALFSGYLKSQQFEAVFKLFSEFRETEVIVPYASILISMLGACAVQASLDPGKQIHAYILRNNIEGDKKLFSALIDMYSKSGNITYAEKIFNSDLDRDIVVYNVILAGYAHHGCETKAIQIFKELLKRGIKPDAVTFLALLSACRHSCLVEVGERFFKSMTKDYNILPELDHYACMIDLYGRANQLEKAKALMINIPMGLDTSLWGAYLNACRVNGNTKLAREAEERLLKLGGATGDRYVQLANFYASDGNWKEVGRLRQKMKGKEVKKAAGCSWLYVDNGVHTFISGDSSHPKTDKIYFTLVSLTEELHQISGESIEVII, from the coding sequence ACGCAACTTGGACCGGGCCTGGCAGCTCTTCGACACCGCTCCTTTGAAAGACTTAGTCACTTACAACTCCATGTTATCCGGATGTGCGGGCAATGAAGGGTACGAGGCTTGCGCGGTGGGGCTGTTTAGGGAAATGCAGTTGCCGGAACGGTGTGTTGGAGTTGATGAGGTTAGTTTGACTAGCATGCTTAACTTGAGCGCGAAATTGGAGGTGGTTGGTTACGGGAGGCAGCTGCATTGTTATATGGCGAAAACTGCGAGTGATGTGAGTGCGTTCGCGGTGAGCTCCttggttgatatgtattcCAAGTGCGGGTGTTTTCGTGATGCGTGGGGTGTGTTTAGTGCGTGCAGAGGGGTGGTGGACACAGTTGCGAAGAATGCAATGGTGGCTGCTTGTTGTAGGGAGGGAGAGTTGGAGATGGcggttgatttgttttggagGGAACCGGAGAAAAATGATAATGTGTCGTGGAACACGATGATTTCGGGGTATGTGCAGAGTGGTTGTGTAGAGGAGGCGCTGGATTTGTTTGTTCAGATGGCGGAAAATGGGTCCCAGTGGAATGAGCATACTATTACGAGTGTTTTGAGTGGTTGTTTGGGTTTGAGGAACTTGAGACTAGGGAAGGAAGTCCATGGTTGGGTGTTGAAGAATGGGATGAGTTCCAATCCGTTTATAAGTAGTGGCATAGTTGATGTttattgcaagtgtggaaatATGAGTTATGCAAAGTTGGTTCATGAAGCAATGGgaagtaaaaatatgttttccATCACTTCTTTAATTGCGGGTCATGCCTCTCATGGTAACTTAGGCGAAGCGAGGATGCTTTTTGATTCATTGGCGGAGAGGAATGTAGTAGTATGGACAGCTTTGTTTTCTGGATATCTCAAATCACAGCAATTTGAGGCTGTATTCAAGCTCTTTAGCGAGTTCAGGGAAACAGAAGTAATAGTTCCTTATGCCTCAATTCTCATTAGTATGCTTGGTGCTTGTGCAGTTCAAGCTTCCCTGGACCCTGGTAAGCAGATTCATGCATATATCTTGAGGAATAACATTGAAGGAGATAAGAAATTGTTCAGTGCTTTAATTGATATGTACTCAAAATCCGGGAATATTACCTACGCGGAAAAGATTTTCAATAGTGATTTGGACAGAGATATAGTGGTTTACAATGTGATATTAGCTGGCTATGCTCACCATGGTTGTGAAACTAAAGCTATCCAAATCTTCAAAGAACTTTTGAAGAGGGGTATTAAGCCTGATGCTGTCACATTTTTAGCACTGCTTTCAGCTTGTCGTCACTCTTGTCTGGTGGAAGTTGGAGAGCGATTTTTCAAGTCCATGACAAAAGATTATAACATATTGCCTGAACTGGATCACTATGCCTGTATGATTGATTTGTATGGCAGGGCTAATCAACTTGAGAAGGCAAAAGCTTTAATGATAAATATTCCTATGGGGTTGGACACCAGTTTATGGGGAGCATACTTAAATGCTTGTAGGGTAAATGGAAATACAAAACTTGCCAGAGAGGCAGAAGAGAGACTTCTGAAACTCGGAGGAGCTACAGGGGATCGGTATGTGCAGTTGGCTAATTTCTATGCTTCCGACGGAAATTGGAAGGAGGTTGGGAGATTAAGACAGAAGATGAAAGGGAAAGAAGTCAAGAAAGCTGCTGGTTGCAGTTGGTTATACGTGGATAATGGAGTCCATACATTTATTTCTGGTGATAGTAGTCACCCAAAAACGGACAAGATATATTTCACCTTAGTATCCTTGACAGAGGAGCTACATCAGATATCTGGAGAATCTATTGAGGTGATAATTTGA